In Paenibacillus sp. FSL R7-0345, a single window of DNA contains:
- a CDS encoding zinc ribbon domain-containing protein has protein sequence MNFLQRIKDSASRVSEKAQSSVEIGKLNGHISDIEREMELEFMKMGQLFYEGYRSRDMSEAEGKMVELSKVCLKHQEQIDELRHRIAELKNERLCVCGNVVALDANFCPKCGHKLEDPPKKEAPAVTIRTIPEDEEDEFYGEEELTEEEKELALRSEPRTVYTEVLYDSRESEPQDYAGSGAAHIPENDRERREADELERERERQLELDRRIRDWKGGGLSEEAATYSESEDGVRDMVKCQICRADLPKGSMWCPRCGSEQI, from the coding sequence ATGAATTTTCTGCAACGTATCAAGGACAGTGCCAGCCGGGTGAGTGAAAAGGCACAAAGTTCGGTGGAAATCGGTAAGCTGAACGGACATATTTCTGATATTGAACGCGAGATGGAACTCGAATTTATGAAAATGGGCCAGCTGTTCTATGAGGGCTACCGTTCGCGGGATATGTCCGAGGCTGAGGGCAAGATGGTGGAGCTGTCCAAGGTCTGCCTGAAGCATCAGGAGCAGATTGATGAGCTTCGCCACAGAATTGCTGAACTCAAAAATGAACGGCTGTGCGTATGCGGCAATGTAGTGGCGCTGGACGCCAACTTCTGCCCGAAATGCGGCCATAAGCTGGAGGATCCGCCCAAGAAAGAGGCTCCCGCTGTAACCATCCGTACTATTCCTGAGGATGAGGAAGACGAATTCTACGGTGAAGAGGAGTTGACCGAAGAAGAGAAGGAGCTGGCGCTCAGATCGGAACCGCGGACGGTTTACACTGAAGTGCTGTACGATTCCAGAGAATCGGAGCCGCAGGACTATGCAGGATCAGGAGCAGCGCATATCCCTGAAAATGATCGTGAACGCCGGGAGGCCGATGAGCTCGAACGGGAGCGGGAGCGGCAGCTTGAGCTGGACCGCCGCATCCGCGACTGGAAGGGCGGAGGTTTGTCGGAGGAAGCGGCAACCTACAGCGAAAGCGAAGACGGTGTGCGCGATATGGTTAAATGCCAGATATGCCGGGCCGATCTGCCGAAGGGCTCAATGTGGTGCCCGCGCTGCGGTTCTGAGCAAATCTAG
- a CDS encoding helix-turn-helix domain-containing protein, with the protein MEQLLLHLRNLGFTEMESKIMVELATKGEASGYEVAKQLGVSRSNVYAALQRLTQQGYVRCGEGEPARYSVLDPEELATMISGRVQASLAFVESEMPRGGPVSPSFYNVEGDRNMLGALTRQLNLAQKEIVVDVWREEASLLRSELEQAERRGVKLLWAFDGGNAAAAPYPVWPPLGGKPRRSGGRKFSFVIDRSWCMLGMRYEDGTAQAVVTEHEVLVELLLNHFSQEMVLFELEEDMGAALTRRYGDRYSRIYSKYVMHEKDHDTDRESDPEESGNSPEE; encoded by the coding sequence ATGGAACAGTTGCTGCTGCATCTGCGCAATTTGGGGTTCACAGAGATGGAATCCAAAATTATGGTGGAGCTCGCTACCAAAGGAGAAGCTTCAGGCTACGAAGTGGCCAAACAGCTGGGCGTATCGAGATCCAATGTGTATGCGGCGCTTCAGCGCCTTACACAGCAGGGTTATGTACGCTGCGGCGAAGGGGAGCCTGCCCGCTACAGCGTGCTGGACCCGGAGGAGCTGGCTACGATGATTTCCGGCCGGGTTCAGGCCTCACTGGCTTTTGTGGAGAGTGAAATGCCGCGCGGGGGACCGGTCAGCCCGTCATTTTACAATGTTGAAGGGGACCGCAACATGCTTGGTGCGCTCACCCGCCAGCTGAATCTGGCCCAGAAGGAAATTGTAGTCGATGTATGGCGGGAGGAAGCCTCCCTGCTGCGCAGCGAGCTGGAACAGGCGGAGCGGCGCGGCGTGAAGCTGCTGTGGGCTTTTGACGGCGGAAACGCGGCTGCTGCACCTTATCCGGTCTGGCCGCCGCTTGGCGGCAAGCCGCGCCGGAGCGGCGGGAGAAAGTTCTCTTTTGTCATCGACCGGAGCTGGTGCATGCTGGGGATGCGCTATGAGGACGGCACGGCCCAGGCGGTGGTGACCGAGCATGAAGTGCTGGTCGAGCTGCTGCTTAACCACTTTTCACAGGAGATGGTGCTCTTCGAGCTTGAGGAGGACATGGGGGCTGCGCTGACCAGACGCTACGGTGACCGCTACAGCCGCATTTACAGTAAATATGTGATGCATGAAAAGGATCACGATACAGACAGGGAATCAGATCCTGAGGAGTCCGGAAATAGCCCGGAAGAGTAG